TTCGCGTACTGGTCCTGAGTCAGGTTCCGCACCTCTGAGCCATCGGCGGCTATGAGGTAGATCTCCATGTTGCCGTCGCGGTAGCTCTCGAAGGCGATCCACTTGCCATCCGGTGACCAGGCCGGCGCCGAGTCCGTGGCTTCATCCTCCGTCAGCCGCTGCAGCCCCTTGCCGTCCTTCCCGATGACATAGAGCTCCCAGTTGCCGTCGCGGTTTGACTGAAACACGAGCCGCTCTCCGTCTGGCGACCACGAAGGGGCATAGTCCGCTGCCGGGTTGTGCGTGAGTCGCCGCGGATTGGCGCCATTGGCGTCCATCAGGTACAGTTCCCAATTGCCATCGCGGTACGAAGAGAAGGCAATGGTCGAGCCGTCGGGCGACCAGGCTGGCGTCCAGTCCTCCGCCGGGTGATGGGTGAGGTTCAGCGGTGTGGTTCCATCGGCCTTGATGACATAGATCTCCTTGTTGCCGTCACGGTCCGATACAAAAGCGATCAGGCGACCGTCTGGTGACCAGCAGGGCGTCTGATTGTTCGCCCCGTCGTCGGTCAATCGCTTGGGATCCGACCCATCGCCGCGCATAAGCCATACGTCCCACGGCGCGTCGGGATTCGGCTTGGCCATGTAGGTGATCCAACCCTGGGCCGTCCCTGGAAGCACAGGCGGTCTGGTGGCGAGCAATGAGGTGGCACTGGGTGTCTGCCGACCGACGATGGCCGCTGGCTGCCGCGCGTTCCAGAGCCAGACGAAGAGAAGGAGAGCCGCGATGAGGCCGCCCCAACCCAGCGCCATTGGCCAGGTGAACCGGCTCAGTACCGAGCTTCCTGCACCCAGCACGCGCCTGTAGTCCCGGCTCCTGCCCAGGAGCTGCTCCAGTGGCCGGTTTTTGGTCGCCCACAGGCGGAACAACTCCAGGGTATGGCGGTAGGTTCCGCGGCCCAGCCGTTCCAGGATGCCCTCTGTCTCCAACTCGGAGAGAGCGCGGTCAGCCACATCCTCCTTGAGGCTGGCCGAATGTTGCCTGGCTGCGTTGAGCACGTCGTTGCGGCTGAATGTGCCGTGCCGCCCGGGCAGTTCGTTGGACACGGCCAGAATGGCCTGTGCCGCCAGAGAACAATCGGCCCACATTGCCTCCAGGGCCGCCCCGCCGCGCTCGAGTACGACGGGCAGCGCCTCCTCAACAACGTGCGCCGAGACACGGACGCCTCCGCGGTGGCTCTCCTCCAGCACGCGGCCAAAGAGCTGCACAAAGTACGGACTCCCCGACGTGAACTGCCAGATCCGGCGCATGGCGTCGAACTCAAAGCGCAGGCTATGATTTCCGCCGCTGGTGAGCAGTTGCTCGGTTTCTTCCAGGGTCAGCCCGACCAGTTCAACCGCCGGCACATTGGCCGCCCTCGGGCTGAGAGGACCTCCATCGCGTGGCCGACAGCCGCGCACAGCAGCCACCAACTGGAGCCAGGGGCGTGCCTTCAGATACGAGAGGATCGCCGATACCCACTGGTCG
The sequence above is a segment of the Chloroflexi bacterium ADurb.Bin180 genome. Coding sequences within it:
- a CDS encoding hypothetical protein (Tricorn protease homolog 1), which translates into the protein MSQARSFVIERPLDEGDLFVGRFSELLSAAQQVKRGKTLLFVFGARRSGVTSFLNHLQTELVSRVRVLRAETTGHSADPDAVLALVSAAIEQVKPPAGSNPDTGTAPGQREQAVETPQHCVVLLDGLPVTALFGDKGDQWVSAILSYLKARPWLQLVAAVRGCRPRDGGPLSPRAANVPAVELVGLTLEETEQLLTSGGNHSLRFEFDAMRRIWQFTSGSPYFVQLFGRVLEESHRGGVRVSAHVVEEALPVVLERGGAALEAMWADCSLAAQAILAVSNELPGRHGTFSRNDVLNAARQHSASLKEDVADRALSELETEGILERLGRGTYRHTLELFRLWATKNRPLEQLLGRSRDYRRVLGAGSSVLSRFTWPMALGWGGLIAALLLFVWLWNARQPAAIVGRQTPSATSLLATRPPVLPGTAQGWITYMAKPNPDAPWDVWLMRGDGSDPKRLTDDGANNQTPCWSPDGRLIAFVSDRDGNKEIYVIKADGTTPLNLTHHPAEDWTPAWSPDGSTIAFSSYRDGNWELYLMDANGANPRRLTHNPAADYAPSWSPDGERLVFQSNRDGNWELYVIGKDGKGLQRLTEDEATDSAPAWSPDGKWIAFESYRDGNMEIYLIAADGSEVRNLTQDQYANDHGPAWARAGTRILYYSNRDGGWDIYSIKVDGTDRENLTLNPALEQRPNWHE